Genomic segment of Prinia subflava isolate CZ2003 ecotype Zambia chromosome 4, Cam_Psub_1.2, whole genome shotgun sequence:
CCCTGGTCGCAGCCAGGGCCGCCGGCGGTGACAGGGCcgggggcaggggcagagctgctccccctGCGGAGCGACAGGGACGGGACCGCACCTGCCCGGGCCGGCCCAGGCGGGCACCGGGGACGCTGCCAGCAGCGAGGCCAGGTCCTGGCCTGATCTCTGTCCTTAGGCTCCCTCTAGAGTTTACAGCAGATGAGCAGAAGGTCTCGAACGCCACTTGCACGGGGGGCAGCATCTCCTCACCCTCTAGGCAGTGCTCTGGTCCTGGGCACTGCTGAATTATGTCCCAGAGCCTTTGTACACTGAAGCGGctctttcctccctgctgctgaacCTCACCGGGCCCTGATCCTGCCCAGAAGGGAAGGGCTCCTGTTAAGTGAATATTTTATGGTGAATACTTGGGGCCTGCACCTCAAATCTCATGGCAGGCTCACCCCACATCTCTTGAAGGAATCAGCACTTGGCCTGAAAAACTGGAGAGGTGGGGAAGCAACGCTGGCTCAGTAACAGCTGAGGTGGGAGGTTGGCAAACATCCTCAGACCTCCAGGTGGGTCATGCCATATCCCTGCTTTCTTcatcctcagctctgcaggacacaTCCTGGTGGAGGAGCTCAGGTATGATTCCCAATTTCCCTGCTGTTTGCAAGGGAATATATAAAATCCCAAGCAACGCAGCTGCTTTGTGTGTGCGGTTTGGATGGGCTTTGCTGGTTCACTGGACAGCCTTATAaagtgctggggaaggagggtggCCAAAAAGAAGAGGAGAGGCTTGCCTAAGCGAttctggaggaaagaaaaacagcgagcagctctgccagtggaAAAGCCCAAacaagagagaggagaggggtAGTGGGAATAGAGGGGACAGGGTGTCCAGAGCCTGTCAGAGGAGCCAGGACATTCTTCACCCAGACCTCCCTATAAAcactcctccctccttcctgcttCACTCCTCCaagttttgtttggggtttcgtgttgttgtttgttttcctttctttctccaaTTCTCCGGTCTCTGGCCGCATCTCCAGCCGAGGCGGCCccggagcggggcagggccgggggcggcCGGAGCTCTGCGGGGGAGGCTCAGCCCTCggccccatccccaccccgCACCGCCTCCCCCGCAGCCCCACTGCTGTGCCCCTCTTTTGCAAGACGATGGCGCTCTGATCTTTCCACAGCTTCACTCCGGGACTTTCgagtatatttttttcctgtatttttttttttttttccacgcTTCACTGCTACTACGGGCGGGCGCCTGCCTCTGTCCCGATTTGCTGCAGCCATCGGGGGTGCCTGACTGTAAACAAAACACTTTAGATCATGGCAAGGTcgctgcagacacagcctgttttttttttttttttttttttttctctgcagccgCAGCGATTTAAGGTGGATTGCCGAGATCTgatggaagaggaggaggacgagCCGAGAGAGCCGAAAGAGCGGCGAGGACCAACCCCGATCCCCGAGCTCGGCCGCGGATGCTCCGGGGATGCGAATGCTCCCACCCTGGGGGAGAcaccctgatttttttttttttttaatttttcttcttaattttgcCCCCTTTCCTGATGATTTGTCCCAGCGCGACCCCAAGGTTTCCGGCGGCgcgggctgggggctgtgctgcccgCGGAAAGACGCGCAGCTACCGCGGCTGGGGGGGTAcaccccctcccctttccctctccccaacCCCTCTGAGAGCGAGGCAGGGTGATGCAGGAGAAGGGACAGAGGGATAAACCGAGGGACAGACCActcctctttcattttctcCCTTGCTTCCATCAGCGGCTTAAATTATTCGCGCCCCtcttctcctccccacccccccgCCTCCGCCCCTTTGGATTTAATTATTCGTGCTCAATATACTTGTACAGCATCCAGGGACTTAGTCTCAGGCCCTTGTGCTAAGGGAAGTATaaacagaacaacaacaaaaaaaccccagaaggtTCTTGTCCCACAGtaacttgttttttctttttttccttttccaaaagcTTCAGCTAAACCAGTGCTCTCTGTTGCACTGCCGTCATGTTGCTGCTGCTTTACTCGTGGGGCACGGagtctttttcagtttttggaAACCCACACTCCCCACATTTTACACTCTGGTACACTGTCATAATCCTACAGACAAGAGGGTTGCCTTTCCCTTGTGGATTAGGGAGACAAGCAGAGACTCCCGGGGAGCAGAGAATGGGAACTCCTCACCTCAGGAGGCTCGGGTGGGACACAGCAGTTTTCCAGCAGGGAAGCCCCCATCGGCAGGATAAGCCCTGGGCATCCTCAGACATTTTCTGGGGATCACTTTGTCACAACTCCCTTGTGTGGATCAACAAAACAAGCTCAGTGTCCCTACAGCTGACAGAGAACATGAAGTTTGAAATGGAGCTTCCTTGATTGTGGCAATGGAAGTCAAAGACAGAAAAGCCTAGAGAAATGAAGATGAAATCCTGCAAATACAGCACATCTAGGCCCCACTTTTTCCAGCTGATGGAGTTTTACCATGGACttacaacttaaaaaaaaaaaacaaaaccaaaaaacctcagGTCCTGCAGACATGTCAATATCAGCTTTAATTTTCTGCAGGTGAATTGCTGAAACTTGTGGTTTCTGAGAGGAGTTGGAAAACAACTTCCAAATACCAAAATCCCCCagcatataaataaaaataatgtggCTGATAATGTATTTCAGCCTTGTAggttttaaactatttttttatgcctgtacacttttttttttttttttttttttttttttgaacctGTGTCTGATGATACTGAGATTACTCTGCTGAGTGGTGTGAGCAGAAGCTGGAGGCCTTGAGACTGATGATGGCCAGCAAAGTGCTGGCCTGGGCTAGAGCACTGTTGTGAAGGTTGTGTCCTCTCTCCAGTGTGTAAAATCTCCACGTCTTCAAGGCTGAACCTGCTGATTCTCATCCCAACCAGTTAAACCCAATTGTATTGACCCCTGCCTTGCTAAGATAGCTTGCTACTTGTACACCCACCTCACCCCCACCCCGATGTTTGGACAGGGTTGCTCTGCTTGCAAAGGAGACCTGGCCAGATGGATTGGTGTGAAGAGTGCAGGGCTCTCCAAAGATCCAGGCACAGGATCTGGGCACCTGGAAGTGTCATAACCTTTAGTGCCTGAGAGAACCTGCAGTGTCACACCACACCTTGagggggctgccctgcctggtgAGGGAAGATGGCTgtggaaagggctggagaaaagggggtCAGAGAGGAGGGCACGACTGCTCTTATGTCCACCACACCTGCCCTTGACTATCCGAGGAAGCTGCTTAGAAAATCCCTGGCCATGACTCTTTGCTCAGCTAATCTTTTGAACACACAAACAGGACAAACCCcaatcctattttttttttctctccccgGGTTGCAGACATCTGAAATCGcagcagaggttttttttagaGACATTTCTTAACCTAGCCCTTTCTCTGCCGAGATGGCAGGAGACGATGGTCTTGGCAGTGGGAGCCACCAGCCCATCTCGGCAGGCAGAGGGGTCGGGGCGCTGGTCCCGCGGCATGCCCGGGGGAGGTCAGCCTGCCCACTAGCCCCGAGCTTGCCCCCAGCCCCGGACCTCGGCGGGGACGTGTCGCCACAGCCCAACCCAGAGCGGTGGGGACGCTGCTGCCGCAGCCCTGACTCAAAACCAGCCGTCACCACTCCTCAGGCGGCTCGGGCGAGCGGCGGGATGGGGCGAGTGTTTTTGTGGGGTGGCACAAACTCCGCCGGGCTTGGCAGGCTTTACAGAGGGGTGAAGAGGCGGCCGTGCCACCACCCCCGTGTTCCCCTCCCGGGCTGGGCTCGCCGTGGCCCGGCCGCGCTCGCCCCGTCCCACCTTTAgagccggcggcggcggcggggcagggccgggcggaCGGGGCGGTGCCCGCCGCCGTAACCAATGGCTCGGCCGGGCTGTTTAAATAGACTTCTGCTGTCAATCATTTTCTTCTTCGTCAGCCTCCCTTCAATCGCCATATTGGGCAACCGAGAAAAGGGCTCGTCTCCCCTTGTTTTTTTCCGTCTCGCTTTTACTACGCGGCGGCGGTGCGAGCGGCAGGGGCATCATCGGCACCGGCGCCATCGCCATCAGCGGCGGACCGGCAccgcgggggcagcgccgcgcTCCGCTCCTCACccgcccggggctccccggcggcggcagcggcggctctCGGGGCTCGTCCCGGGGCCGGCGCTTATGCAAGGGCGCCTCCTCGCCCCTTCTCCGCGGGCCGAGGGCGAGCGGGGCCGAGGCGGGGCCGCAGCGCGGGGCAACGCGCAGCGGAGGCGCGGAGCGGAGCCGCCGGGCGCCGGGAAATAAAGAGCGGCGgagaggcggcggcggccgcggagAGAGAGCAGCGAGCACCAGAACCGCCGCCCGGAGCCACAGCGTGCGGGGAGATGTCAAACGTGCGCATTTCTAATGGGAGCCCTACCCTGGAGCGCATGGAGGCCAGGCAGTCGGAGTACCCGAAGCCGTCAGCGTGCAGGAACCTCTTCGGGCCGGTGAACCACGAAGAGCTCAACAGGGAGTGGAAGAAACACCTGCAGGAGATGGAGGAGGCGTACACGAGGAAGTGGAATTTCGATTTCCAGAATCACAGGCCGCTGGAAGGCAGGTACGAGTGGCAAGCCGTGGAGAAGGGGAGCTCGCCCGACTTCTACTTCAGACGCCCCCGGCTACGGAAAGCCGTCTGCAAGTCCGCCGGCCGCCAGAGCTTGGATGTAAACGGGAATTGCCAAACCGTGGTTTTTGTCGGTTCTCAGGGAATCTCAGAGGACACTCACTGTGTAGCTCAAAAGACTGATGTTTCAGAAAATCAGACGGACTTTGCAGAGCAGTGCACTGCCCAGAGGAAAAGACCCGCGGCCGATGGTAATGTACCCCACGGCTCTGCCCCGCGTCCCACTCGTGTCAGCGCCGGGGCTCCGGCCCCTCCGCCCCTGCCACGCGTGGCACCGGCTCGGCGTGTCCCCCCCGCCCCTTTCCCCCTAGAAAAGCCCGGGTAGTGTTTGCGGTCCCGGGGGGCCGGCTAGAGTGAGAGTGGGTAGATGATTTGCAAGGAAGAGCCCTTAGACGCGGGTCAGATCCCCCGACCCCTCGCCGCCCCACTGCGGGCACCCGGGCTCCTGCCCAGGTGGGAGGAGGTTCACAGCGCTCAGCTAAAGATGAACGTGGATTTTAGCCGAAAAGAGGGAACTTGGATCTCCTGCCTAGGGAGAAGCCCATCTCCCCACCCCCTGCTCGCTCCACGCAGCCGATACCTGACACGGGGATGTGGGAATATTCCCCCTCGGCTCCATCTATCCCCCCTGGATGCCGAGCAAACATctagaaggaaaatattttaatatcttcccccccccccccgcccccatCGTTTCTAATTTTCCCCTCCTAGATTCCTCTCCTCAAAATAAAAGAGCCAACACAAGAGAAGAAGAGGTCTCAGAAGACTCCCCCAGTGCCAGTTCAGTGGAGCAAACACCCAAGAAATCAAGCCCGGGAAGACATCAAACGTAAAGCGTTTAGGTCAGTTCCCCTTAGGGTCTGGCGTTAGGATGCTAGCAGGGGAAAGAAGGAGTGACCCAGTGTCTATCCCGCGTCTCTAaggtgtggggagggggcttCGAGCCCCTCTGGGCTCTCGGAGGGTGTTTTCTCCGAGGAAGGGTGGCTTTCCCCGAGCGCTCGGGAATGGGTGTGTGTTGGAGGGTGGGGAGTGGGAGGCGCAGGGcttgaaaagaacaaaacaaggagcgaagcccagcctgggctcGGCAGCgtcaggggctggggcaggggctggggcaggggctgcagaggggctgcccctgccttcctgcgGGCCGGGCACCgcgggcagggagagccctTTCCTCCCGGGGACCGTGCGGGTGCAGGGACGGAGTTGGAGACGCGGCTGGTGCATCATGTCAGATGCCAGGGGGTTTCGGGGGGCTTCCCCTGGCCCCCGCCCCCCGGGCTTTGCACCTCCAGTGTCAGCCTTGCCGTCGCATGTCGCGGCCACCTCCCACTGCGGGAGAAATAAGTCAAGAAGTTGTGTTTAAGGGGAATTCGGGCACTTTCTCAAAATCCGAGCAGTGCAAGGTtgtgttggtggtttttttttttttttcccctgttgttttggtttggttttagaggctggcaggaggaagggagcGGGTTAATGGGAGGCTGGGttgtgcagcttttttttttttttccttgccttttttttctttcttttttttttcccttctcccctaccccctttttgttgttttgttctaAGGCGAGGGCTGGGGCGGGGAGAGTTGGTAAAAATTGCGCCGGCGGTTTGGGACCCGAGGTTAGGAGCgaggtttattaacaaaaaaaaaaccaaccaaaaaacaaaacaaacccaacgATTTGCGATTGTGCGGAGAGAGAGATTAAGCTGTAAAGCAGAAGTTGCAACAAATTAGTCCCGCTGGGGTGAGCCGTGGCCGAGCGCGGCCATGCGAacggcgccgctcccgcccgctccggggctgggggcacggGGGTCCCCCCGCGGTCCCGCCGGGGCAcggaggggccggggccgctggcggcggagcgggagcacggcccggcccggcccggcggcggcgggggggcggcgggggcccCGCCCGGGCTgggcccgcccgccccggggaTGCGGTGTCGGTTTGAACCGGTTGCGCCGCGGATCGCGTTTCTTGTCGATGTTTTCTAATCGCTTTCCCCTCtccacctcttttttttttttttttcttttttttttcttcttttttttttttttttttttcccctcattatTCCCGTTGCAGAGCGGAGGATGTGCGCGTCCTCGTTCGTCGAGTGCGGCGGGCGGAGATGAAGCGAGGAAGATGTAAAGTTGtagtgggaaaggaaaaaaaaatacatatcgCCGATCTCCGGGGGATGGAGATCCTGTacaagcactgaaaaaaaataaaaaaaaaagaacagcaacaaaacaacagcaacaaaaagcaaacaataaCACTAAATTTTAGGCACTCTTAAAAGACCTGCCTCTAAAAGCATTGGATGTAGCATTGTGCAATTAGGTTTTTCCTTATTTGCTTCATTGTACTACCTGTGTATATAGTTTTTACCTTATGTAGCACATAAAACTTGTTGGGCGGGGGGAGGGACTGGAAAAGGGTGACGGATTGGAACTTGCTTTCACAATCTAGCAAGCAATGAAATCTATGAAGAGAAGCAGTGTaggttttttattacttaaagATGTATTGTCCCTTTAAGTGGGTCCACAgtgtttttatctttctttttttaaattttttttttagaattttttttcatgtatcaTCATGGTAACTGTTCAGAGCAGATTATTGTACAATTTCTTCCTACGGCATTAAGCTGAAGAGGTGGGAGCTGTGATGATTCCGTTATGTAGTAGCAAAAGTtccccacccccctcccccccaatCCATATATCAAAACTGATAGCCTGTAAAAAGTTGTGTAAAATCATCCCACCTGATTACattgcctgattttttttttttaacctaatcTGGAAGGCTTTTGCTCTGAATCTGGAATATTGTTTTCTGATCTGACCCACTTCCCGAAGTGTTTGTGTGTGAGAAGAAAAGGGATACTACATCTTTAAACAGTATTTCTACGTTGCCTGTGTACCtgtatgtaaaaataaaaaaaaagtttgaagtGTACCTGTGTACATAACTCTGTAAAGACACTGAGAAATTATACTAACTTATTTatgttaaaagatttttttaatctagaagacaatattttttccccataaagcCAAAGTGGCATGTTTTTGTGCATTTGTAAATGCTCTATTTGGTAGACtttttagagggttttttcaatttttttttcttcttttttttttttcctttttctcataATTAATATGGCTGTGCTTAAAAGATTGCAGACTGAgccaatttaattttttttgtaatatgtggggaaaaaaaatcagattgatATTGTTTCACATCAAGCAATCAATAAAGAAAACTGCCATATATAAGAAATATGGTCTTCATTAGTGTGTGTTTCAacctccctcagcctggcacaggaggaTCTAAGACTTCAAGAAATAACAACAGTTTTCCTTTGAGTATTTCCATCTCTTCACGGGTCTCTGGCGCAGGTGAAAGTAAAGGAAGGATGCAGCACCCTTGGGGTAGCGATGTTTCTTCGTGGAAGGGGGCTCGGGCTTTGGAACGAGCTTTGGAGTGACCGTCCCGGGAGGGATTTCAGAGacgtgtggatgtggcacttggggacagcgTTTAGTGCCGCGCTAACAGCTGCAGTCAAaagagggcttttccaacataaatgcCTCTGAGTCTCCTCTGTGATAATTGGAATGATGTGCCGTCTTGGTGCAAAAGAGCGCAATTTCCTGTGTCATACTGTTTTCGGGGTCTGGGGTGgggttgtttatttttgagTGAGAAGAGGTAGTTCGAGGTGTTTCTTGCGCTTTCTCCTCTGACTCCTAAAGCTTCGAACTGGAGCCCAAGAGAGCAGCTCCCGGGCCGCCACCGGAGAGCCAGCGCACCCCGGGATTCCCGGGACTGTCCCTCCGTCCCTCGCTGCCGGtgcccggagccccggggcATCTTCGGCGGGCGGCCGCCCGTGGCTATCAAAGATGGCGCCTCGCACGCCCCGGGCCCGCGGATGCGGCCGAGGCACCGGCCGGGGATGCGCCGGGCAGAGGGAGGGACGGCACCGCGGCACCGGGAGGGGATGCCCGTAGTGCGGGGGATGCCGggggctgccccaggctgcCCGGTGCCAGCGGCCCCCTCCGCCCGGGGATGCGGGGGAGAGGCGTTCTCAGCCCCGGGGCTCGCGAGGAATAAATAAACACGTAAAAGAGCACAGAACGGGGGCGGAGGgggagcacagctccctgcGAGGCTCGCCAGGGTCCTCCCCCCTCCCCGGTGCAACGCGATCCCGTTGTTTATCCCGGCCGCGCCCGGGCTCGCCCTCGCTCCGAAAGCTCCCCGAGAAcgccgggctgtgccggggagAGGGCCCGAGCCCTCGGCcgccagccccgggcagggcagggcagggcggggcggAGGGGCCCGGCGGGCACGGCCGGCGCTGGCGCTGCCCTCGCCCCGCTGCGGACCCGCGCTCCATGCCCGCCCTCCTGCCCCGCACACGGGGACTGCGGCCGCCCCGGCGGGAATGCGCAACCCAGCCCGCCAAACGTGGAGAACACTCGCGgagatttaggaaaaaaacagaaaaagaaaaaaaaagttacgtgatttttaaatttttttttatttttttttcccgtgCTCCAGCACGAACAAAGTGATCTCGGTGGAAAATAAATAGCGGCGCCTCCCCGAGCCGGCCTATCCCCGCGGCCGGCGCAAGCCAAACCCCGCCGGGCGGGGGACGGGGGCAGGGCGGGGGGGGTTGGCgctgcagccccgggccggggaggcggcgggcggAGCCCGTCCTGCTTCTCCGTCACGTAGGGTTGGGATGTGCCCTCTGACCAACCCCCCCgctattatttttaatactttttttcgTCGCTGCTGTTTTTCCCTGCGGCCGATCAGTGCCGCTTCCCTGCCCGCGCGGCAGCGGAGCAccgccccggccgccgcttccaccggggccgcgcccgccgctATCGCAACAGCGCCGGGGGAGCGCCGCGCCCGCCTCCTCCTTCCCCGGTGACCCCGGGGGATGCGCGGGGCGGCAGCCAGAGGGGGGAACatcccccgccgccccgcccggaGCGAGGGGGGCAGGGCGGCCAcggcccgggcccgccccgcgcccgcggGGGCCGCTGGTGGCGCTCGCacggccgcggccccgcggggaGCTGGAGacggggccgggcccgcgcgGCCGGGGCGAATCTTTGAATTTTTATCTCCCCCtgcccctttctcctccccgCCGCAACGTTTCGTCCGCGGGCGGCTGGAGGCAACCTTGCCTCGCTGCTTTCGTGCGCCTGGCAGCGCtcgggcggggccgggcaggggccgcggcgggggaggggcagggcggggcgcgggcccggcccgccccgtcTGATGCAACCGCGCGGCCGCCCCGGGGTGCGCACGCAgcgcccgccctgccccgccggcttttccccttcctcccgcCTGCCCTCACTCTCCGCTCCGCCGCCTCACGTACGCGG
This window contains:
- the CDKN1B gene encoding cyclin-dependent kinase inhibitor 1B, which codes for MSNVRISNGSPTLERMEARQSEYPKPSACRNLFGPVNHEELNREWKKHLQEMEEAYTRKWNFDFQNHRPLEGRYEWQAVEKGSSPDFYFRRPRLRKAVCKSAGRQSLDVNGNCQTVVFVGSQGISEDTHCVAQKTDVSENQTDFAEQCTAQRKRPAADDSSPQNKRANTREEEVSEDSPSASSVEQTPKKSSPGRHQT